The proteins below come from a single Cervus elaphus chromosome 4, mCerEla1.1, whole genome shotgun sequence genomic window:
- the LOC122689958 gene encoding zinc finger protein 836-like isoform X2, which translates to MLETYRNLLSVDISPTLVINHLQPKANSDNKRERFQRLILGRSESCEIKHFHLLESQENMCDFESQGRDDKRNHKGTPVSLDGNVPDGRDSHDRKDAGIKPFGNRLGFNFQDKLQIFQTGGIISEYNEVERSVNNSFSFSPLQRIPPCVQTSVSNVYGDDFMNPSVITQDLKAHREKPYKCDECGKAYLKGSYLIKHQAIHIREESHKCEVCDKLFDQSSQLARHLKIHSEVKCYKCNECGKTFTDSSNLRRHQKIHTGKKLFKCDICDKVFSRNAHLAGHQRVHTGEKPYKCNECGKHFSQPSQFISHKRFHTGEKPYKCDECGKAFRVKSILLSHQTVHTGERPYKCDECGKVFGQKPHLRLHWRIHTGERPFKCNECGKFFSRNSHLTSHRRIHIEKPFKCFECGKSFTQVSALTKHQKIHT; encoded by the coding sequence ATATCTCTCCTACACTTGTGATCAACCATTTACAACCCAAAGCGAACAGTGATAATAAACGAGAACGATTCCAAAGATTGATTCTGGGAAGATCTGAAAGCTGTGAAAtcaaacattttcatcttttGGAAAGTCAGGAAAATATGTGTGACTTTGAGAGTCAGGGGAGAGATGacaaaagaaatcacaaaggaacACCTGTAAGCCTTGATGGAAATGTGCCTGATGGAAGAGATTCACATGATAGAAAGGATGCAGGAATCAAGCCCTTTGGAAACAGGCTTGGATTTAACTTTCAGGATAAACTGCAGATATTTCAAACTGGCGGGATAATTTCTGAATATAATGAAGTTGAGAGGTCTGTCAACAACAGTTTCTCATTCTCACCACTTCAAAGAATTCCTCCTTGTGTCCAAACCAGTGTTTCTAATGTATATGGGGATGATTTTATGAATCCTTCAGTAATAACACAAGACCTCAAAGCACACAGGGaaaaaccttacaaatgtgatgagtgtggtaAAGCCTATCTTAAGGGCTCATACCTCATTAAACATCAGGCCATCCATATAAGAGAGGAATCACATAAATGTGAAGTATGTGACAAATTGTTTGATCAAAGTTCACAGCTTGCACGTCATTTGAAAATTCATTCTGAAGTGAAATGTTACAAATGTAATGAGTGTGGCAAAACCTTTACTGACAGCTCAAACCTCAGGAGACATCAGAAAATTCATACAGGAAAGAAATTGtttaaatgtgatatatgtgacAAAGTCTTCAGCCGAAATGCTCACCTTGCTGGTCATCAGagggttcatactggagagaaaccttacaaatgtaatgaGTGTGGCAAGCACTTCAGTCAACCTTCACAGTTTATAAGTCATAAGAGgtttcatactggagagaaaccttacaagtGTGATGAGTGTGGCAAGGCCTTTCGTGTAAAGTCAATCCTTTTAAGTCATCAGACGGTTCATACTGGTGAGAGaccttacaaatgtgatgagtgtggaaAAGTCTTCGGTCAAAAACCACATCTTCGACTTCattggagaattcatactggagagagaccTTTCAAATGTAATGAGTGTGGCAAGTTCTTCAGTCGAAATTCACACCTTACAAGTCATCGGAGAATACATATAGAGAAACCTTTCAAATGTTTCGAGTGTGGAAAATCCTTCACTCAGGTCTCAGCACTCACTAAACATCAGAAAATCCATACATGA